A region of Moorena producens PAL-8-15-08-1 DNA encodes the following proteins:
- a CDS encoding TetR/AcrR family transcriptional regulator: MVGRKLEFDREEALEKAMDLFWSKGYNATGLNELLKHMGIQRQSLYNTFGSKHALFLEAVQHYGQTVVSCIEQQLNEPGSPLENIRNLIRGLASEAICPKYRGCMMANTMMELAPHDPAVAKMVQCLTWQVDKALERTLERAVAAQELPREANPRQLARFLHHVILGFNVRGKIHPSCSYLDDILEVALSVLE; the protein is encoded by the coding sequence ATGGTTGGAAGAAAGCTAGAGTTCGACCGGGAAGAAGCCCTAGAAAAAGCTATGGACTTGTTCTGGTCTAAAGGCTATAATGCTACCGGGCTCAATGAGCTGCTGAAGCACATGGGCATCCAACGCCAAAGCCTGTACAACACCTTTGGTAGTAAACATGCTCTGTTTTTGGAGGCAGTACAGCACTATGGACAAACCGTAGTCAGCTGCATTGAGCAACAGTTGAATGAACCGGGCTCTCCCTTAGAAAACATCCGTAATCTAATCAGAGGCTTGGCGTCTGAGGCTATCTGTCCCAAATATCGTGGGTGTATGATGGCCAATACTATGATGGAGTTGGCTCCCCATGACCCAGCAGTGGCTAAGATGGTTCAGTGCCTAACCTGGCAGGTGGACAAAGCCTTGGAGCGGACATTGGAGAGGGCTGTGGCCGCTCAGGAGTTGCCAAGGGAGGCTAATCCACGTCAACTTGCTCGCTTTCTACATCATGTTATATTGGGATTCAATGTCCGAGGTAAAATACATCCAAGTTGTTCTTATCTAGATGACATTCTGGAGGTAGCTTTGTCTGTACTCGAATAA